The proteins below come from a single Aegilops tauschii subsp. strangulata cultivar AL8/78 chromosome 6, Aet v6.0, whole genome shotgun sequence genomic window:
- the LOC109779594 gene encoding protein FAR1-RELATED SEQUENCE 5-like: MYLPSTSYTGCYGGNVSWQASQLQDNVIADRAHQIGMTDHTTSAHAAQQGPSTTINSGTGTSTAGSSERTKDAFHQPANNHATNNAESMSEMAIVPAMPTSTPLNTSTSNTQADETAADTEVNDETDDEAQGDEDGGQSEIMVPQPPYVGQRFDSFEDAKEFYQTYAKFHGFTVNTEYHRKINKTNEYSRGEMMCYKARKNKKGKGVAPVVPERKRGIIVKTECPVRCKLNVDGARWVVTEYFDEHNHELIKKFDLVKFLTAHRGFTPLEKKFIKLLHDCNVSPSRMVQILSLIHSKNGTLSSMPYIPADVTNLKAKYRRESKLADIEATIAYFDEKAKGDPDFFYMIRLDDEDRVRNMYWVDGAARRAYKHFRDCISFDATYLTNMYKMPCAPFIGLNNHNQSLQFGCGLVRNEDTDGYTWMFKTFLECMGGLAPMNIITDHDFSMRVGIEEVFPLTVHRHCRWHIIKKAEETLGPFFADCPELHKAFELCVDHSLTVEEFERSWMAMIETYQVQDNETLASLWEKRMYWVPTYFM; encoded by the exons ATGTATCTGCCATCAACGTCGTACACAG GTTGTTACGGTGGAAACGTCTCATGGCAAGCTTCACAGTTGCAGGACAACGTTATTGCAGATAGAGCACATCAAATTGGGATGACAGACCACACAACATCGGCACATGCGGCACAACAAG GACCTTCAACTACAATCAACAGCGGCACGGGGACATCTACTGCGGGGAGCTCTGAGCGCACGAAAGACGCGTTCCACCAGCCAGCCAACAATCATGCCACAAACAATGCCGAGTCAATGTCGGAAATGGCAATCGTTCCAGCAATGCCGACAAGCACACCTTTGAACACCAGCACAAGCAACACTCAAGCAGATGAAACAGCCGCCGATACTGAAGTGAATGATGAAACTGATGACGAAGCACAAGGGGATGAAGATGGTGGGCAATCAGAAATCATGGTACCTCAGCCACCGTACGTTGGGCAGAGATTTGATTCATTCGAAGACGCAAAGGAGTTCTACCAGACATATGCAAAGTTCCATGGGTTTACGGTTAACACCGAATACCataggaaaataaataaaactaatgaGTACAGCAGAGGTGAGATGATGTGCTACAAGGCACGAAAGAACAAGAAGGGTAAAGGTGTTGCGCCTGTCGTTCCGGAACGAAAGAGAGGTATCATTGTCAAGACGGAATGTCCTGTCCGGTGTAAGCTGAACGTAGATGGAGCACGGTGGGTGGTCACTGAATATTTTGACGAGCACAACCACGAACTCATAAAGAAGTTTGACCTGGTAAAATTTCTGACCGCCCACAGAGGATTCACCCCCCTCGAGAAGAAATTCATAAAGCTGCTACATGATTGTAACGTCAGTCCATCAAGAATGGTCCAGATACTATCCCTCATCCACAGCAAAAATGGGACTCTGAGTAGCATGCCTTACATACCAGCAGACGTCACAAACCTAAAGGCAAAGTACCGTAGAGAGAGCAAGTTGGCTGACATAGAAGCCACGATAGCCTACTTCGATGAGAAAGCGAAGGGAGATCCAGATTTCTTCTACATGATAAGATTGGACGATGAGGACCGTGTCAGGAACATGTATTGGGTGGATGGTGCTGCAAGAAGAGCCTACAAACATTTCCGAGATTGCATTTCATTCGACGCGACATATCTCACTAATATGTACAAGATGCCATGCGCTCCATTCATAGGATTAAATAACCACAATCAGTCATTGCAGTTCGGATGTGGGCTCGTTCGGAACGAAGACACGGATGGGTACACTTGGATGTTCAAGACCTTCTTGGAGTGCATGGGTGGACTTGCTCCGATGAACATAATAACAGACCATGATTTTAGCATGCGTGTAGGAATAGAGGAGGTCTTTCCGTTGACAGTGCACAGGCACTGCAGGTGGCACATTATAAAGAAGGCCGAGGAGACGCTAGGACCGTTCTTTGCTGACTGTCCAGAGCTGCACAAGGCATTCGAGTTGTGTGTGGACCACAGCTTGACGGTGGAGGAGTTTGAAAGGAGCTGGATGGCTATGATTGAAACATATCAAGTCCAAGACAACGAGACGCTTGCTAGCCTGTGGGAGAAGCGAATGTATTGGGTGCCGACCTACTTCATGTAG